CTACCACTCGTGGACTTACTTTGTCGTATACCGTTCCAGACAGTTACTTCCGATGAAATCGGCCAGTTGAATAAACTCGTCTCCTCCTCCGCAGCGTAAGAAGCCTTAACGGCTAGAGAAGAAACGCACCTAGACACAATGCCGAGCTCTTCGGCGATAGGTAGGAGGAGGAGCTTTCTCTCGCAGCAGCAACTCTCCAAGGCTCTGATGGAATCTTCCCAGTTAGTCAACACGTCGTCGTTGAGGAAACTCTCGGTGAGGTAGACGAGGTTCGCGTTTCCGTAGTTCTCGCTCATCTGGAGATACTCCGCCGCGCATCTGAGGCTCACGACGTTTTCGGCCGTGACCTCGATTCTCACGCCGTAGCAGAAGTTTGCCACGAGGAGGAACGTGTCTGGTCCGCCGGGGATGTCGTGGAGCTGGGCATGGGACGACGTCGTCTCGGAGGCTTTGCTGAAGAGAGCTTCAAGATATCCGCTTCTCGACAGCAACGGAAACTTGTGGAGGTGGAAGGTTTGGTCTTGTACTTGGATCACCACATCGGGTTTAAGACCAGTTGAGCAAATCCTGATTacaaagattttttatttattaattatttagttataaatCCATTAAAGaagaatgaagaagaggaggGGACTGACCATGTGTGACCACTTAGATGAAAGACTTCGGATTTGGAACCAAGTTTCAAGTAAGCCAtctctttagtttttttaatagttGCAAAATAAGTTTTTATAGACGTATGCTTTTTTGATTATATGAATATGAGACCGAGTCTTGTGGATAAATAGGATTAGATACAGAGAAGGCGATGCTTTTTCTCCAGTTTGCGTTAAGTATCTGTTACAAAGTTTTTTCTTCCCCCTTTATTTTCTCTGGCATTTTGTAACTGTAACGCGTTCCACGTTCTCTCCCACTCTTCGTTTTCTGTGGCTCTCTTTGGTAAAttctttaatattttcagtATTCAACCGTAGGAATTAAATGTGGAAGATCTCTTTGACTGCTCAACAActtcacactctctctctcttgcaatttttggtaaaagttaattttttgtcaaaaatggTCCATTGAAAGCCCAATTTATAAGGCCCATTATTATAGACCCATAGCAAAGGCATATGTAAATAGCCCCAGTTAGTCTAGCTACCCGGCCCCTAAGGCTTAAAGCAGTgctaaaacttttaaaaaccctttaaccaaatatttttttctttgtatctaacttttatattaaattgaaaatttaaaagtccaaaatattcaaaattaatattatctCACAATTGTAACCTGTAGCTTAGTGGTAGTTTGTATTATCATCACTATTTTAGTATTTGAATTTTATCAgcatagtttttttaaaaaaaattaattagtctTAGTTGATTAGAACtatgaactttttattttgaatctaTCGGCTAATTCGATcgacttaaaaaaaataattctataGAGCATATTATCCAAAAGTACACTAtgcaatttatatttaattataatttatagttGGCGatcactaaataaaaataaaaataatatcgacaaaaaaacagaaaaaataatatgaagtaaaataatgcaaacaaaataaattatgttatttattattcattttaaaaagttttaaagaacatttttgtttaatttttttctttctaaaaatgaagaatagagaaaaaaatcatatcaaatATTTCTATTAAATCATCTAATATTTaaggaatgagaagaggaattCAATATTCATTCTTTTAATCACCTTTTCAAgtttatgacatctaaaaaatttatcactaatagaaaattataaatcatGAATTTATTTTAGTAGCTTTTGCAATAAAGAAATATCCACatatattagaataagtaacaaaacataaataacattTCGGTAGTTTTTTACCAGTATTTCATAATTTGAAAAAATGGTTTAAAAGataaagaaacatatatatttttttttttaaaaaatctataaaacataataaagtcGTTAACTATGTGGTATATtcagttatatttatttttatattaatattttatatgattgaaaATTCTCCTAAGAAATAATATCGACAATAATGACCTAGTAGCGGGTCAAACTAAGACATGATATAAAGGCAAAGTTATGTGAGTGTGTGGCCCTTGTCAAACTTCGCATCTCTCTCTTGAAGCAATTAGCTGTACTTTCCTGTAAACTGCTGCCTACTCAAAGACCTCTCCATCACTCTTGGttagattcttcttcttctctccctcCCACTATTATTATTCTCTTTCTTCCTTATAAATCCTATAGACTTCTGAACTTGTCTCTTATTTTTTTGTCGGTGGATTTGCGTCTCTTCTCTTGTCAGTGCTTGTATCTTTCATCGGAAACTATACAGTTGACGCCCTTTTTCTCTCCATCAGGTTTGTTTGATTCTTGTTCTTCCATTGTGTGTTTACTCTACTAGTTGCGTGAATTagggtttatgtttttttctttctttttattttgatctGAAAACTCTATTTGACTTTAGTTGATTTTAAAGACAGATCTGGCAAGTGTTTGGTGGAGTTAAGCTTGAAACAGGTACAATCTTTGGGACATTTATTTCGAGCGACACACTATGTCTGGAAACCAACAGGTATATTAATGCATTCAATATCTGTACAAACTCACCAAGTTGTTGATTTCTTATTACTGTCTTGTGTCTGGTTGGTATCTATCAGCCTCAGATCAGCCTGCCTACATGGCGGTACAGTGATTTCAATGCTGCTATTCCCATCAAGAAGAGGAAGTACTTTGTGCAGCCGGAAGCAGCAGGAGCCTCGACACTTTTGGATAATAACAATCCACAAGGTGATACTAGGAGTGCTCTGGATCCATCTGATAAGACTCATGTCAAGCAGAAAATGACTGGTGAGGGATCTAGGATCAATATTGGTAAACCAATCCCTTACTTGTCTCCGTCTGTTTTGGCCGGAAAAAATGCTGATAAACCGGAGAGTGTTGGGAACTTAGTTCCTGACCAAATTAGAGTGAAAGTTGAGGAACCAGTTAACTCCAGTGCTTTGGCAGCCTCCTCTGAGGTCCCTCCTTCCAGTTCTGACATAGTTGGCAATTCACTTCATTCTTCTCTGGGAAAGCTTCCTATGAGAGCTGAACAACATTCTGGTGTTCTTAAGACCCGTGACATTGTTAGGGAGACATGTGGCAATGAAACTCTCAGAGGAGAGTGTCAGACACAAGCATCTGCTGGTGCGGGTACTGTTGCCTTGCGGCTAGGTTCTATGACTCCATACTTGGAGAACCAAGAGCCTACAGCACTGAATTTGTCGTTAAGCAAGGGAGTTTGTGCCCCTCATGACCCGGATTTTATCTCTACTTGTACCGAACCTGGCATTCACAATGTTGTGAGCAGATCGAATTGGGATTTGAATACTACCATGGATGCTTGGGAAGATGGTCTTGATCGCAAGACTAGAGTTAAGACAACTGGTGCCTTCTTAAACAGTAACAACACAGGTTGCCCTGACATGGAGACATCAATTAATGTTATTGCAAAGTCTGTATCTGAAAAACAGAAAGAACATATAGGGGTTAAGTCTCCTACTGTGGCTTTGCCGCTGTTTGATCATCAGGTTAAGTCCACTAGTTCGCTTAGTCTAGGCCTCGGTGCATATCCTCCTGTTGAGAAATCTCCTTCTCTATCAGCTACCACATCTGAGGCAAGATCTTCCTTTACAAGTTCTTCCAGACCAGTTATGATTGCTGGTAATGTGAACTCGGTAAACCTTAGGACTGTGAAGTCAGAAGTGATTGACGAGAGTGTTCAAGTTGATCCGATCGGTAACAGAGTGAGCCAGGATGTTGTTGTTAGATTGAGACAAGAAAATAGTCTCGGATCTGGCAGTTTGAAGCCTGTGGATTCGGTATCAGTTAAGGCTGAGCCAAATAACTTCACTCAGTCGGTAGCTTTCAGTAGGAAAGATGGAACGTTGAATCATCTCCATAGACCATTAGTGGAATCAAATGATTTGCCTACGAGTTTTACGCCAAATCAGAAGGATAAATACATACCTTCTTCTAGTGGTATCGGCAATGCGCTAATGTCCTTGAATGTAATGACGAGAAATCCAGGCCAGAGTTCTGGTCAAGGAGATCATAACCTCAATGCATCAGGTGTGAATGATACCGTGACCAAAGATAAAGTTCTAGATGATTGCAAGACTTATGTTTCTCCTGATACTGATGAACTTCCTATGAGTGGTGAAGAAAAGATTGTTTTATCTGGTAAGGACGACGAGAAGGTCCAGAGACCAGTTGCCATGCTTACAGAAGGTAATGAAAATGAACAAAGGGATATTACTGTTCCATCTGACGGTAACAATCAAGGGAGTCAAGCTGCACTTCTTGGTAATACAGGTAATGAAACTATTGAAGAATGCTCCGCCTCATCACTTGTTGATAAACTTATGGAATATACTGTCGATGTCATGTTTCAAATTAGTTGACATATGGCAATCATTAATTTTAGAAACTAAGAGGCTTAACTCTAGAAATTCAAGTGGAATATTTTTGATGGTACAGGTTATAATGAAGGCCGGATAGTTCAGGGTGGTGAACACTCAACTCATCAAATCATTCATGCTAGTGAAGGAGTGTCAGGCGTGTCTACATTATCAGGCGGGAACGGTGATAACCCTGAAACAGTAGATAACAACAACAGTCCAGTTTCTCACAAGGCAGAGATGTCTACTTTTGACGATGATCCTCTTATGGAGTTGAGTGAAGGTAGTCCGAATCGAGTTAAGACACTAGATGCTTCAGACAGCTTTGCGGAAAGAGATAGATTGCCTGATTTCTCACTTGGACAGCGGAAATATCATTCGAGATGGAGGTTGAGATTTTCTCTTACCTCATTTACGTTTTTCATATCTTTTATGGATTTTACTTGAAACTTcctattattgttttcttttgcttAGTGATGAGTCCTGCAGCTTCTCGCGTGAGAGGTACCATGGCAAAGCTATAAGAAGCCCAAGATTAAATTTCATGCCTCACAAAAGGAGGTTCTCTGATGATACAGAAAGCAATCTGCATGAGAGGGacacaaaaagtaaaaactcATAATCTATTTTCTtcaatggaagaacaacaaagATCATTTGTCTTTCTAAAACTCAATGCTAATCTCCATCTTATGAATTGCAGATTTTGAGTCCAATAGTTATGAAAACACTCGTCGGGGTCGTGGTGGCGCTTTTACGTTTAATTCTTATAGAGGGAGACGGCCTGCAAACGATGAAGGAACCTCTTTTCCCCACCACTCCTTTACGAGAAGAAACGCTAGCTTTTCATATAGACCAACAAACAAAGAGGATGCATCTGAGTTTCACGGTTTTAGAGACGGTGAGAAGTTCACAAGGGGAATGCAATCCAACAGTACGGAGCAGCAGCCAATGTTCATGACTCAATCACGTCCCTATCGAGGTCGGAATAGTTTTGGTCGTGGTGGACGAACAAACTTTTCAAACAACTCCAAACGAGACTTTCATGGATTTCGTTCACGGTCTCCAGTTAGATCAAGAGACAGGTCAGCTGGTCCGTCCTCGTCATTCAGGAACAGGTCACAGGAAGATTTCAGTGAGAACACAGACTTTTCTCGTCGTAGATCACCCTCTGGTTACAGAACGGGGAGGCTAAGCTCGCCTGAGCATTCTGGTTATCCAAGGGAAGGCTTTGTCAGAAGGCACAACTCTCCGCCTTACTCGCATAGACCGAATGCTGGAAGGGGACGTGGTTATGAAAGGGGGAGAGGGTATGCAAGGGGCAGAGGTTATGGAAGAGATGGCATCTCTTTTAGGAAACCATATGATCGTGGTGTACATAGGAACTTGAACAACTTTGATCCTCGAGAGAGGGTTGATTATGGTGATGGTTTCTTTGAAGGACCGATGCATTCTGAACGGTTTGGTGTTGATGGTGGTTCTGAGAGAAGGCAATTCGGTTATGTACATGATGGTGCCAGCTCTTTTAGACAATCTTTTAATAATGATGGTTGTGCACCTACTAATGCAGAGGGTGGTGACCCTGAAGCTGCAAGGTTTGGACAGAACAATGGTATTGAAAATAGAGGAGAACAAGGGAGTTTAGTGGAGACTGATGGGAAGAATATGAATTCGAGTGAGAATGCTTCTGGAAGAAGTAAGAATATGGAAGAGGATGAAACTTCAAAGCACAGTGAAATTTGGCAACAGGATGAgcttggtggtggtggtgatgggttttagagaaaagattattcttcaGTTTGCATGAATCTTCTAAGACCAGGAAGATTTTTAGTATAGTGAATTAGGTACCAAACGAAAGTTCTGTGGTTTGCCATGGATGAGGCCAGTTAGTGGCTGATAACTGTGGACATTCCAATAGCTTGGTCAGTGCTTGCCTGTGTATATATACAGCTCTTCTCTTGTGGTATAACGTGACTGGTCTGATAGATATGAGGCGAGGAATGACTAAGGTGTTAGAAGAGACACTTTCCTCTTGTTGAAATATATGCCAGACATTTAGCTCCATACACCTTTTTAGACAGGCAAAAAATGCAGGTTTCGATGAATGGAGTCTCTTTGGCAAAGCACTAGAGTGCAGTATTCGAAGTTGGACCTGGCAAGACAATAATGACTAACCCCTACTATATGGATGAGCTATGACTGTTTTTGGCTTAGAACATTCATTTTCATCTGGAATAACACCAGGTGATGAATTCTTCTAACATGTCGTCATCAATTCAACGTTAGGTACGCCCAAGATGATTTTGATAAGTACACATCTTTGTGGAACTTGAAGTATAAGCTACACCCAGCTTGCTTGAAATGTTGAAACAGTCACTGATTATCTGCTGTTGGAAAGGGGTTTACTGGCCATGTACAAAACATACTGTAAAACTGCTCAAGTTGCTACCACCTTTGACCTTTTGGTTTGGTAAATGActcctctctttttttctcaCTTCATGTGAGTTTGAACTTCGAAAGTGCTTCTCACCATAGGTAACATATTTCTGATTGATGTTGCCTATCAAGTGTAGGCATGTGAACAACTCATGCCATGGAGTTTCGCCTGTTTTAACCAGTAGATGTTGTTGATGAAGTGTTGGGAACTAGGAGAGAGTCCAGCATTCTGATTTGGAATGTCTGAGTTTGTATTATATTATACACTTCTTATTTCTGAGGCAAGTTTATGAAGCTTTTTAGAGGATGATGTGTTTCAGTGATGAGACCATGTCTTAACCTTAACCATGGTTTTAGCAAATCTTTCAGCATATACATGTCATATGATTCTTCATACAATGTTCAAATGGTgcatttttaacaaatttaccAACATATACAACaaagaataaacaaaaagtACAGGATACAAACAACTAATACATAGTTTCAAATCAATCCTTCATAAAAGATCAAACGTATTACCTCCTCTTGTTCTTGCTGCCCAAAAGCAGAGAAAAGTAGAACAAAATACGAAAGAAGAAGCCCCAAGCGACCGTGACCCACAAGCAATTCCATTTGCTGAGATCCGTAACCCCTTGCTGCTTCAAAATGTCATATCCTGTGGTCAAGCAAGTGGAGCTCGTGATCCTCATGCCAAGCGACTTGCTCATTGTCGAAAGAAGCCTAACTTTCATCCCCTGAGGCACAGCAGCGAGAGGTGTGTTGTCGAATATCTGAACTCCTCTGATGAAACACTTCGTCGGATCACTGAATTCATTTATAAGAACAGCTTCGTAAGGGTACTTGACTAAGGAGATGTAATGAAACCAGATCCAGTAGGCAGGGATACGATCTCGCGTGATGAAGAATCCACTGAAAAGCAAGAAGTAGGCTAAGATAGCTACCACGATGGTGTAACCGAGCATCACATGCGGGACAACGCCTGACAAGAAAGTGACGAAGGAGCTTCCCGCCCAGAAAGCTGCCAAGACTATTAGGAAGTAGAAGAGGAAGCCCATGAGGCCTCCATCTAACCCCACGGCCCAGAACGTAGCCGCTGAGAAAGCTAGCGAGAGGATGATTAACGAAGGAAGGGCCACTAGGGAGTGGGAAAGCACGTACGAGGATCTTCTGTAAGCGTTGTAAGCGGTCTCTCTCATGAAGATGAAACGTTCCTGGAGGAAAACGGGTAGAGCGTCTGCGCAGGTGTAGAACGTCGTCGACATTGCAAACGCGAAGAATCCGAGACGTTCTTGGACTCCTTTAGGGGAGTTGTCAAGCTGCCAAAACATGGTTGCTAAGATGAATCCGGTGACTAGAACAGCTCCTAGTCGTATCCCGAACAGCTCGGGCTGTCTGCGGGAGTTAGTCATGGAACGTTTGGCTAGAACCAGAAGTTCCACCCAGAACGGGTTCGCAAACGTCGGGATGGTGGAAACAGGGCTCGATCCGGAGCTAGTCGTCGTAGCTCCGGAGACGAGCTTGCCTTTGGAGATGCTTGCGCTGATTGCTTCTTTAAGAGACAGACCGGTCTGAGTTCTCGGCTCTGCTTTTCTCTCCCTGAACTCTTTGTTGAACTCGACTAAACTCCTCGTCCCACCAGCTGATCCTTCCAGCTCTCGGATCAGGTCCAAAGCGAACTCGGTTCGATTCTCCCGCTCCGGAATCGGGTGGCCAAACTCCGCGAAGAAACTCGGAAGCATCGCGGGGGACCCGCTGAAGACGGTTTGTCCACGTGACAAAAAGAGCAGCCTATCGAGCAAGCGAAGGAGACGGTAACTAGGctgatgaagagtcatgatcaCCATGCTCCCGCTCTGCGCGATTCTCTTGAGAACCTTAACGACGCTGAGCGCGCTGGTCGAGTCGAGACCCGACGTCGGCTCGTCGAGGAAAAGCAGGATCGGATCGTGGATGATGTCGATCCCGATCGAAACTCTCCGCCTCTCTCCTCCCGAGATCCCGCGGTGACCTTCGTCTCCGATGATCGTCTTCGCCGCGTTCCGAAGCCCCAGCTGATCGATCAGAGCCTGCACTCGGAGGCTCTTCTTCGACTTGGAGAGGCTTCTCGGGAGACGAAACTCCGCCGCGAACATCAGCGTCTCCTCCACCGTGAGCATCGGGAAGAGGAGATCGTCCTGCATCACGTAGGCCGAGATCGCCTTCTGCATCTTCGAGTTGAGAGCCTCGCCGTTGAGCGTCACGTTCCCTTTCAAGCTCCCCCTCGCGATTCGGTTCGCCAAAGCGTCGATCAGCGTCGATTTTCCGGAGCCGCTCGCTCCCAGCACGGCTAGTATCTCTCCGTCTCGAGCCTCTCCGGAGATTCCGTTGAGAAGCGTCTTCGTCTTGGAAGAGGATGGAGTCTCTCCGACGGTGGGGTCTGCGGAAGGGACGCGTCTCAGGGAGAACTTGCGGCGGACTTTGACGCTGTAAGTGAGATCGCTGAAGGAGAGATGGAAGGGTACGGAACGGTCCGGGGAGGCGAGATTCATATCGACGAGGTGCTGATCGTTGAGCTCGACCGTCGTGGTGTCGCCGACGTTCTTCAAGAGCTGTGCGAAGGTTGTTGGAGAAGAAGAGGCGCCTGAGAAGCTGGAGAGATGGTTAGGCTCCGGGGAGAAGAACGGTAACGACATATTGTCGTCTGCTGCTACCACGCGGGACATTACTTCTTTTGGGGGGGTTTATGTGAAAGCGGGAAAATAAGAACTAACGGCGTTAAAAACTACCGTTAGCAGGAGAAAGACGAAAGAGGAGAGGATGAGTTTCTGTGTAATGGGGGTGATGGTTTAgttcttataaatatatatagataaactTGTGA
The sequence above is drawn from the Raphanus sativus cultivar WK10039 chromosome 7, ASM80110v3, whole genome shotgun sequence genome and encodes:
- the LOC108817613 gene encoding uncharacterized protein LOC108817613, which gives rise to MSGNQQPQISLPTWRYSDFNAAIPIKKRKYFVQPEAAGASTLLDNNNPQGDTRSALDPSDKTHVKQKMTGEGSRINIGKPIPYLSPSVLAGKNADKPESVGNLVPDQIRVKVEEPVNSSALAASSEVPPSSSDIVGNSLHSSLGKLPMRAEQHSGVLKTRDIVRETCGNETLRGECQTQASAGAGTVALRLGSMTPYLENQEPTALNLSLSKGVCAPHDPDFISTCTEPGIHNVVSRSNWDLNTTMDAWEDGLDRKTRVKTTGAFLNSNNTGCPDMETSINVIAKSVSEKQKEHIGVKSPTVALPLFDHQVKSTSSLSLGLGAYPPVEKSPSLSATTSEARSSFTSSSRPVMIAGNVNSVNLRTVKSEVIDESVQVDPIGNRVSQDVVVRLRQENSLGSGSLKPVDSVSVKAEPNNFTQSVAFSRKDGTLNHLHRPLVESNDLPTSFTPNQKDKYIPSSSGIGNALMSLNVMTRNPGQSSGQGDHNLNASGVNDTVTKDKVLDDCKTYVSPDTDELPMSGEEKIVLSGKDDEKVQRPVAMLTEGNENEQRDITVPSDGNNQGSQAALLGNTGYNEGRIVQGGEHSTHQIIHASEGVSGVSTLSGGNGDNPETVDNNNSPVSHKAEMSTFDDDPLMELSEGSPNRVKTLDASDSFAERDRLPDFSLGQRKYHSRWSDESCSFSRERYHGKAIRSPRLNFMPHKRRFSDDTESNLHERDTKNFESNSYENTRRGRGGAFTFNSYRGRRPANDEGTSFPHHSFTRRNASFSYRPTNKEDASEFHGFRDGEKFTRGMQSNSTEQQPMFMTQSRPYRGRNSFGRGGRTNFSNNSKRDFHGFRSRSPVRSRDRSAGPSSSFRNRSQEDFSENTDFSRRRSPSGYRTGRLSSPEHSGYPREGFVRRHNSPPYSHRPNAGRGRGYERGRGYARGRGYGRDGISFRKPYDRGVHRNLNNFDPRERVDYGDGFFEGPMHSERFGVDGGSERRQFGYVHDGASSFRQSFNNDGCAPTNAEGGDPEAARFGQNNGIENRGEQGSLVETDGKNMNSSENASGRSKNMEEDETSKHSEIWQQDELGGGGDGF
- the LOC108817614 gene encoding ABC transporter G family member 6 → MSRVVAADDNMSLPFFSPEPNHLSSFSGASSSPTTFAQLLKNVGDTTTVELNDQHLVDMNLASPDRSVPFHLSFSDLTYSVKVRRKFSLRRVPSADPTVGETPSSSKTKTLLNGISGEARDGEILAVLGASGSGKSTLIDALANRIARGSLKGNVTLNGEALNSKMQKAISAYVMQDDLLFPMLTVEETLMFAAEFRLPRSLSKSKKSLRVQALIDQLGLRNAAKTIIGDEGHRGISGGERRRVSIGIDIIHDPILLFLDEPTSGLDSTSALSVVKVLKRIAQSGSMVIMTLHQPSYRLLRLLDRLLFLSRGQTVFSGSPAMLPSFFAEFGHPIPERENRTEFALDLIRELEGSAGGTRSLVEFNKEFRERKAEPRTQTGLSLKEAISASISKGKLVSGATTTSSGSSPVSTIPTFANPFWVELLVLAKRSMTNSRRQPELFGIRLGAVLVTGFILATMFWQLDNSPKGVQERLGFFAFAMSTTFYTCADALPVFLQERFIFMRETAYNAYRRSSYVLSHSLVALPSLIILSLAFSAATFWAVGLDGGLMGFLFYFLIVLAAFWAGSSFVTFLSGVVPHVMLGYTIVVAILAYFLLFSGFFITRDRIPAYWIWFHYISLVKYPYEAVLINEFSDPTKCFIRGVQIFDNTPLAAVPQGMKVRLLSTMSKSLGMRITSSTCLTTGYDILKQQGVTDLSKWNCLWVTVAWGFFFRILFYFSLLLGSKNKRR